One region of Danio rerio strain Tuebingen ecotype United States chromosome 5, GRCz12tu, whole genome shotgun sequence genomic DNA includes:
- the ccnb1 gene encoding G2/mitotic-specific cyclin-B1 (The RefSeq protein has 1 substitution compared to this genomic sequence): MMALRVTRNTRLASSENQNALPGKAVVANKPGLRPRAALGEIGNNPQTRQALKKKEVKVAPAAEVVVEKAPVVQQPKKDSPKVQHGVKVVSEPSSPVPMETSGCASDDLCQAFSDVLLNIKDVDADDYDNPMLCSEYVKDIYLYLRQLETEQAVRPKYLAGKEVTGNMRAILIDWLVQVQIKFRLLQETMYMTVAIIDRFLQDHPVPKKQLQLVGVTAMFIASKYEEMYPPEIADFAFVTDRAYTTSQIREMEMKVLRVLNFGFGRPLPLQFLRRASKIGDVTAEHHTLAKYFLELTMVDYDMVHYPPSQMASAAYALTLKVFNCGDWTPTLQHYMGYTEDELVPVMQHIAKNVVRVNEGLSKHLAVKNKYSSQKQMRIATISQLKSSLIKDLAKQIS; the protein is encoded by the exons ATAATGGCTCTCCGTGTCACAAGG AACACTCGCCTGGCCAGCAGCGAGAATCAGAACGCTCTGCCCGGAAAAGCAGTTGTAGCGAACAAGCCCGGACTCAGACCAAGGGCCGCGCTGGGGGAGATTGGCAACAATCCGCAAACACGACAGGCTTTGAAGAAGAAG GAGGTGAAGGTTGCACCCGCCGCCGAGGTTGTGGTTGAGAAGGCACCTGTGGTTCAACAGCCCAAGAAGGATTCTCCTAAGGTTCAACATGGCGTTAAG GTTGTGTCTGAGCCTTCCTCTCCTGTTCCTATGGAGACCTCCGGCTGTGCTTCAGATGATCTGTGTCAAGCATTCTCTGATGTTCTGCTTAATATCAAGGATGTTGACGCAGATGACTATGATAATCCCATGCTTTGCAGTGAATATGTCAAGGACATCTATTTGTATTTGCGCCAGCTTGAG ACTGAACAAGCTGTAAGGCCAAAATATCTGGCAGGAAAGGAAGTTACTGGGAACATGCGTGCCATTCTTATCGACTGGCTTGTACAAGTCCAGATTAAGTTTAGGCTGCTTCAGGAGACAATGTACATGACTGTTGCCATCATTGATCGCTTCCTTCAG GATCATCCAGTTCCAAAGAAGCAGCTGCAACTTGTTGGTGTAACGGCCATGTTCATCGCCTCAAAATATGAAGAGATGTACCCACCAGAGATTGCAGACTTTGCTTTTGTGACAGACCGTGCATACACCACCAGTCAAATCCGGGAGATGGAGATGAAGGTCCTAAGAGTCCTCAACTTTGGTTTTGGAAGGCCTCTACCGCTACAGTTTCTCAGGAGGGCCTCCAAGATTGGAGAT GTGACTGCAGAACATCACACATTAGCGAAATATTTCCTGGAGCTCACCATGGTCGATTATGACATGGTCCACTACCCTCCCTCTCAGATGGCCAGTGCTGCTTATGCCCTGACCCTGAAGGTCTTCAACTGTGGTGACTGG ACCCCTACTCTTCAGCACTACATGGGCTACACTGAAGATGAGCTGGTTCCTGTGATGCAGCATATTGCCAAAAATGTTGTGAGGGTCAACGAGGGCCTTTCTAAGCATCTG GCTGTGAAGAATAAGTACTCCAGTCAGAAGCAGATGAGAATTGCTACAATTTCTCAGCTCAAGTCCTCCTTGATCAAAGACCTGGCTAAGCAGATCTCATAG